A region of the Stieleria neptunia genome:
GGCAAGTCAACCCGTTCGACCAGTGGGGCGTCGAACTCGGCAAGGTGCTGGCCAAAAAAATCGTCCCCGAACTCCAGTCCGCCGACGCCCCGCTCGACCACGACAGCTCCACCAACACCCTGATCCAGCGCTACCGATCGCTCAAGTAGGGCATGCTGTGCATGCCACACCGTAGGGCACGCTGTGCGTGCCACACCGTAGGGCACGCTGTGCGTGCCTTTTGTCATGCACCGCATGACCGACTCACGACTCACCATGGATCGCATGACCGACGGAGGTTGAATCATGCCGGATTACCGTCGCTTTTTTGCGCCGGGCGGAACCTATTTCTTCACCGTCGTCACCTATGAGCGACAACCAACATTCCGACGGCCGGCAGCAATTGCGTTGATCGGAAGCATGCTTCGCAGGTGTTTGATGAGGTGGCCGGTGGCGGTCAACGCAATCGTGTTGTTACCAGATCATTGGCACACGCTATGGACATTGCCGCGCGGGGATAGCGAGTACCCGAAACGCCTCGGCTGGATTAAAAAGGAATTCACGAAGCACTGGCTTTCCATCGGTGGCGACGAAGGCAGGACAACAGAAGGCAAGCGGCGGCAGCGACGGCGCGGCGTCTGGCAACCGCGTTATTGGGAGCACCTCGTCGAAGATGAAGATGATTTCCAGAACCATTTCGACTATATTCATTGGAATCCGGTCAAGCACGGGTATGTACGGTGCCCACGGGACTGGCCACACTCCAGTTTCCATCGCTGGGTCAAACAAGGAGTCTACCCGGAACATTGGGGCTGCTACACCGAAGGAATCGACCAACCTCCGTTAACCATCAAAGCCGTCAAGGAAGCCGGAGAACCGTAGGGCACGCTGTGCGTGCCACGCCGTAGGGCATGCTGTGCATGCCACGCCGTAGGGCATGCTGTGCATGCCACGCCGTAGCCTTCTGTCATGCACAGCATGACCTACACATGCGATTCCCTCTCGCCCTGCGTCGCATCACCTCCTTTTCTCTCGAGGCTCCCCAATGAACTCTCGTCACCGGCAACCGGCTGTATTTCGTTTCTGCGTAGGCATTGGGGTATTCGTTGCCTCATCCGCTTTCTTCCTGGCGTCCGCGTCGTGCCAGGAGTCGACGGCAAACAAGGTGGTTTGGTCGGAAGAGTTTGACGGGCAGGCGATCGATCGGAACGTCTGGACCTACGACGTCGGTGGGCACGGCTTCGGCAACGGGCAACTTGAGTTCAACACCGATCGGCCCGAGAACTCCTACCTCCGCGACGGCAGTTTGGTCATCGAGGCCCGACGGGAAGCGTACGGAGGCAATGCGTTCACTTCGGCACGGATGCACACGCGCGGCGGGTTCGCGTTCCTGTACGGAGACCTGGAGGCGCGGATCAAGGTGCCGGATACGGCCGACGGAATCTGGCCCGCGTTCTGGATGCTCGGCAATAACTTCCCGGGAACGGAGTGGCCCAAGTGCGGTGAGGCCGACATCTTGGAAATCGGCGGCAAAGACGCCATCGCAAAGGGCCTGCAGCACCGACAAATCAATTGTGCCCTGCACTTCGCCGGCGTCGGCGAGCAAAAAACCAGTCTGGTCGAGTGGTACGACGCACCGCAGGATCTGCATCTGGATTACCACCTCTACAAGATCTCATGGACACCGACGCACATGAAGTTCTTCTTGGACGGAAAAGAGTTCGGTTCCTGGGACATCACGTCGCCGGAGATGAAGGAGTACCACCAGCCGTTCTTTCCGATCCTGAACGTCGCCGTCGGCAGCTGGCCCCACTCCTACACGGGGCTCGACACGCCGGAAAAAATCTCGGCGGCCCTGCCGGCAAGAATGCACGTCGATTGGATCCGGCTATCCGGCCATCCGAACACCAAGGTCTATTTGCGCGGCCAGCAACGATAGCCCTTGACCGAAACGCTGCGGGAAAGAAAACGACACTTCGTCAAGATCCAACGATCTCACGATACCAGTCTGAACAAGCAACGTTTCTCGCACACGACGTCGATTCTATTGCTGCAGCTTTTGGCAACCTTTTTAGTCTCTCTCCCTCTGGGAGAGACGGCGTTTGCGCAGCAAGCAAACGCCAGAGAGGGTCGGCGGCTTGCGAAAGTCTTAGCGTTTTCCGCTACGATCAAATCCGTCACTTATATCATTGACGTCCCGAAGGGATCACAGCGAGTAGCCGGAGGCCAGCGCAGCGACACCTCCGGAACACGCCCCCAAACCTCTCCTCGACCCCAGACGGGCAACGCTGTGAAGCATTTCTTAGCGTCCTTCGAGTTGACGTTGTATGCGTTCATGTTCTTCGACAGCCGCACGCTTGAAGCGTTCAAACAATCCTCCACGACGAAGACGCCGAGAACAATCCCTGGCTTTCTCAAGAAGACAAAATGATGTGGAACAACCATCATCAAGCAGTTGGACGGCGGCATCGAATGCCATTTCACTCAGTTCGTTTTCGCGACTTGCGGCTGCGGAGATGTCCAAGGCCAGTTCGACCGTTGAACGTGCCATTCCCGCCGAGTACCAGTCCTTGATTTCCGGCCAGTCGATGACCACGTTTAACGCCGCCCACGCATGTTCGAGTTCGCCGATCTCAACGTAAAGTTCGCCAAGTCGAAGATGATCGGACATTCGTTCCCATGCATCATGGGGTCGGAGTTCGATCATTTTCTGGGCCGCATCAATGGCTTCATCGTGCTGACCAAGCAGCGGACGATAGTACCGGAGTTTACTGAGGGTATCGAGGTTTACCGGTTGCGACGCTTGCCACGCATCGAGGCGTACGCGCCCGTCGGCAACACGCCTTGAGTCCAGTGCTTCTTGAACGATATCGCCAGCATCAGGTGAGGACATGTTTTTGTGGCAGAACGTCCACCGCAGCACGGCGAACGACATTGTGTTTTCGGGTTGACGCCGAATCAGACCCGGCTCTGCTTTCGCCCTGGCGTCTTAATCCAACAGAATACCGAGTAAAAGAACAATCGCAATCGTCTCGCGATGAACGACACACCGAACATCGAACATGTCCGTGACCAGCCGGTTCCAGACTTCCTTCGCAAACCAGGCAGTCACGAAAACCATGATGAGAAACCGAACAAGGTCGATAAGCGATGTAAGGATGATGCCCTCCAGTGGAACGCCCTTGGCTGAGTCGGACATCGCAAAAGTGAAAACACCCACAACCGCCGAATAAAGAACCAGCAAGGCGTTGAATTTGGTGGTAATCGTCGCATCTGTTTTCACTGTCACGGCAAATCATTGATTGAAGTCGTCAAAAAGTCATCGCATACGAAAAGAGACATTCATCCCGTCGGAAAACGGTAGAAATCATGCGGGTCGGGCAGGCGTCCGCCACAGTGGAAGCAGTGCAATAGCGGAGTCTCATCCGCAAGTGTAAATGCCTCCAACTGTTCGTCGAATGTGACCGGCGACGTGGGCGTCTGGGCATAGGCTTCCATCATGAAGCATTGACACTCCGGAAACTTTTGGCATTCAGTACTCACGCTATCAGCCAATTGTTGACGTAACGTATGGCGATCGATCCGCGCACGCGGAGGAACGGGAATCGTTCGTGCGCCAGCACTTTGTCGCTCCTCAGGTGGGCCGGTCAGAAAAGCTGATTAGAACGGATCCTGCCAGACGGTGCCACATTTTAGTGCCAAGTGAAATCGGGCTGGGCGACGGCAGCACGATCCGGTTCAGCCTCCGGCCACTTTGCACTTTCTTGTTCACTTTTCGCACGACCAGTCGTACCAAGTGCGAAAAACCCTCACCCATCGCGACGCCATCGACGCAGCGTCCACGGTATCCCGAAGGGATCACAGCGAGTAGCCGGAGGTCAGCGCAGCGCCACCTCCGGACCACGCCCCCAATCCTCCCCTCGCCCCAGAACTCGCTCGCAGTCTTGAAGCACTGATCAAGTCAGAAAACGTCTGGCCCACCACGTCGACAACTGCAATGACAATCCGGATTCGATCCGATCTGACCGAGGAAGCTGCCGCGTTTTATCGTCGAGAAGCCAACCTTCCGGCGGGACGCGTCAAGACGTGGAGTGTTTGGCCGCGAAAGAGTTCAAAGAGCACAAAAGGGAAGAACGCGACTTGCGTAGGCGGCCGCGCGGGACCCTTTGGGCGCTGCCGCAACATTTCGTTCGCGGTGCATCAAACGCACCATCAAATGACGGTTCAGTTCTGTTCTCCGCGCGGACCTTTTGCGTCCTTTGCGCTCTATTGTCGCGATCTCTCCTTGCCAGACGTCTGGTGGATCGTGCTGACCGCGTTCTCATCTCAGTGGTGCACTTCTAGCGTCCCAAGGCGCTCGACTCCCAAGCAACGGCGTGAGCGTGCGCCCGGTCGGATTCGTCTCTTCGTCAAAGAAAAACACCCTCGGACCACACAACGCGAGTGGCGGGGGAGTCAAGCGCCGCAGAATCACACGATGGGCCACAAGAGATCAAGACGCTTGTCGCACCAAAACGCCGACGACCGACGGCCAAAGGATTGGAGAAGCTGGCGTCAGCCTACGGTCGTAAGCCCCACGCTGGCCTCAGCCCACCGCGACCACACGTCAACCGCCGAAGCCGTCGGCAATTCGATTCAGTTCAACGCCTGCCGTAGCCGGGCGGTCGCCAAAAGACTCTGATTTAAAAAACCCGTGCCATCGACCGCTCCGATTCACGGCCTGGTTAGTTGCCCGTCGCTTCAATCGCTCGGCAGAATGCATCGACAGCCTGATCGGCTTTACGCATCGCGGTTAATGCGTCATGGCTGAACTGCTCGGTGGCTTCTGTCTCTTTCAACTCGGGCACTTCAGTCGGCAGGTCGAGGTGGAATTGTGAAACGCCCGGCGGATCGAGCTTCATGTCGATGAGAAACACGCGTCCTTTGGATGAACCGAAGGCTTCGTCGTCAATCGAAATGGTTTCTGTCTCAATGCTATCCGCTCCACTTTTCAGGACAAGTTCATATTTGGCGGTCGATTCGTTGCCATACGTGTTGATCGTATGAGACGTACTGGCGGTCGCCCCGCGGCTTCCGCCTTCGGACGTTACCCCGGCATTCGGACGATCGTGATTGAACACCAGGAAATACGCGATTCTCTTGGACTGTCCGGGCAGTGTCACGGTCGCAAAGGCGACTCCCGGTTGGTTTTCTTTGACAACGACATTGCCATTCGATATCGAAAGGCCATCGCTCGTTGAGCTGCCTTCGCTCATGATCAGATGCTGGGGTTGCGACGACGCATCGGACAGGTTCGGTTGCCCGCCCGTGCAGCCCACCAGCACGGTGACGCTTGTAACGAGAATCAGTGTGAAGTCTTGCACGATTGGGGTCTCGCGGTGCTGAGGAAAATTACGTCCGCGATCACGTGGTTCGCGGAGGGTTTGTCTGCTGGATGTGATGGGCTGGCACGCTGCGATCAGGGTAACGTTGGCGATCGGTACCAGCGAACTCTCGTGCATCCGATTGTTACCCGATTCTGTTAAACAGGCAATCACGATCGGTCAGGTGTGAATTCTCAATTCCAGCCCACCCATTCGCTAATGTTGTACTTGCCCTGCCATCCCTTCGATTCGATCGTCCAATGTTTTCCGGAAAGTCGTGCATCACCGCGAGCATCAAAGCCAACAAAACCCGTTTCCGGCAGAATCGTAGGGAACAAAGATTCCACCCTCCAGATGACTCGCGTTGGCGACCCAGTTCTACGTACACGTATCCGCAATTCGCCATTTACGGCGTCGATGGCCAAAGAAGCGGTGCAAAACGTTCCTTTGGGGGTTAGCGATTCGCGAACGGCAACAACCACATTCGCAAAAAGAGGCGGACACCCGTCTCGCTCAAACCCTTCGAACCTTGGCCTTACCGCGTCATTAAGTATTGCCGCAACCAATTCGGAAGACGGCTGGATCTCGTCCTTAGCGGTAGCCATGTTTGCGTGTGGAGGATTCTCTATCGGGTAACGAATTGCGATCGATCCGCGCATGGAGAGGAACAGGGATCCATCGGGCGTCAGAACGATGTCGCCCCTCAGGCGGGCCGGCTACAGGACGTGATTAGAACGGATCCTGCCAGAGGGTGCCAGTTTCTCAGACCCAGGCAAACTCAAACTGCGTGGCGGCAGGAGGGGCCGACCCCAACTCCTTCTCCTTCTCCTTCTCCTTCTCCTTTGCACTTTCTTGCTCACGCTTCGCACGACCAGTCGTACCAAGTACGAAAAACCTTCCCCCATCGCGGCGCCATCGACGCAGCGTCCACGGTATCCCGAAGGGATCACAGCGAGTAGCCGGAGGTCAGCGCAGCGCCACCTCCGGACCACGCCCCCAAACCTCCCCTCGACCCCGAACGGGGTCGCAGCGAATCCCGACACCCCGCCGAGCGGAGCCTCCGGCTAAACGGAAACCCCGCGAGACCGACCGGAAACCCGGGAACGATCATTGGAGGCACGTCGTTTTCCCAACCAGCCAGATGCAGAAAGAAGAGAGGAAAATTTCGGGTAGAAAAAAGGTTTGTTGAGAAAGGCCTCGTCCCCAGAAAAGTTGGGTCGAGAGCGTCTCGCCCCAGAACTTGCTCGCAGTCTTGAAGCACTGATCAAGTCGGAAAACGTCTGGCTCACAACGTCGACAACTGCAATGGCAATCCGAATTCGATCCGATCTGACCGAGGAAGCTGTCGCGTTTTATCGCCGAGAAGCCAGCCTTCCGGCGGGACGCGTCAAGACGTGGAGCGTTTGGCCGCGAAAGAGTTCAAAGAGCACAAAAGGGAAGAATGCTACTTGCGTAGGCGGGTGCATGGGACCCTTTGGACGCTGCCGCAACATTTCGTTCGCGGTGCATCAAACGCACCATCGAATGGCGGTTCTGTTCGTAATCCGCGCGCACCTTTTGCGTCCTTTGCGCTCTATTGTGGCGATCCTCCTTGCCAGACGTCTGGTGGATTGTGCAAACTGCGCTTTGAACTCACGGGTGCACGTCAAACATCCCAAGGTGTTCGACTCCCAAGGATCGCGGCGTCGTGCGCAGAGTCGGATTCGTCTTTGAGTCAAATGAAACGACCCGCGGACCACACGACGCAAGTGACGGGGGAGTCATGCGCCGGTGGATCACTCAAAGGGGCACAAGAGATCAGGACGCTCATCGCATCAAAACGCTGACGCCCCACGGCCATTGGATTCAAGAAGCTGGCGTCAGCCTACGGTTGCAAGTCCCACGCAATCCCTGCCACCGCGACCGCACGTCAACCGTCGAAGCGGCAAGCAATTCGATTCAGTTCAACGTTTGCAATCACCCGATCGCGACGAGAGATTGTCCATTTTGAAAACGCCCCATTCCGCGACTCGGGTGAATTGCTTGGTTCTGCGGCTTTCGGGCCAGTGTCTACGTTGGGTAAGCGTGATCCGCTTCGCGCTGTGCCC
Encoded here:
- a CDS encoding REP-associated tyrosine transposase; translation: MPDYRRFFAPGGTYFFTVVTYERQPTFRRPAAIALIGSMLRRCLMRWPVAVNAIVLLPDHWHTLWTLPRGDSEYPKRLGWIKKEFTKHWLSIGGDEGRTTEGKRRQRRRGVWQPRYWEHLVEDEDDFQNHFDYIHWNPVKHGYVRCPRDWPHSSFHRWVKQGVYPEHWGCYTEGIDQPPLTIKAVKEAGEP
- a CDS encoding glycoside hydrolase family 16 protein encodes the protein MVWSEEFDGQAIDRNVWTYDVGGHGFGNGQLEFNTDRPENSYLRDGSLVIEARREAYGGNAFTSARMHTRGGFAFLYGDLEARIKVPDTADGIWPAFWMLGNNFPGTEWPKCGEADILEIGGKDAIAKGLQHRQINCALHFAGVGEQKTSLVEWYDAPQDLHLDYHLYKISWTPTHMKFFLDGKEFGSWDITSPEMKEYHQPFFPILNVAVGSWPHSYTGLDTPEKISAALPARMHVDWIRLSGHPNTKVYLRGQQR